One Thermococcus eurythermalis DNA segment encodes these proteins:
- a CDS encoding DUF998 domain-containing protein, with protein sequence MEFGRLGAYVALSLPVIFIIGLSIVVHANPWFSFTDNALSDMGSLHNPNRWLFNGFLMVFAAIVMIPSVVAVKNGLSYLMPLATVFLFLVGVFPEELPYHSPSAILFYVLALADIALVGIKLARRGVSAGYIWSALAVVTFVLMVYLVKAKVFKGIAIPELIGAATILAWFVYIGLLQLRAVP encoded by the coding sequence ATGGAATTCGGGCGCCTTGGGGCCTACGTCGCCCTTTCCCTACCAGTTATTTTCATAATAGGCCTGAGCATAGTCGTCCACGCCAACCCATGGTTTTCCTTCACAGACAACGCCCTGAGCGACATGGGTTCGCTCCACAACCCCAACCGCTGGCTCTTCAACGGTTTCTTGATGGTTTTCGCGGCAATTGTAATGATTCCTTCTGTAGTCGCAGTCAAGAACGGGCTTTCCTATCTCATGCCCCTCGCAACGGTCTTCCTCTTCCTCGTTGGAGTGTTTCCGGAGGAGCTCCCCTATCACAGCCCTTCAGCAATTCTGTTTTACGTCCTCGCTTTAGCCGATATAGCGCTCGTCGGAATAAAGCTCGCCAGAAGAGGAGTTTCCGCCGGCTACATCTGGAGCGCCTTGGCAGTCGTGACATTTGTCCTGATGGTCTACCTCGTTAAAGCCAAGGTGTTTAAAGGGATCGCGATTCCGGAGCTCATCGGTGCGGCAACGATACTGGCGTGGTTCGTCTACATCGGCCTGCTCCAGCTCAGGGCTGTTCCATAG
- a CDS encoding maleate cis-trans isomerase family protein — translation MYGWRGRLGLIVPSSNTTMEMELHDYLPEGVSLHTTRISLKNVTEEELVKMNTLAVEGAKLLRDAGVELILYGCTSGSLIGGKDYEKKLEMEIEEEVNVPVISTSTAVIEALKMLDAREIIVITPYTDEINVREKEFLEANDFTVLDIRGLGIEDNQDIGKLEPYSAYRLAKASFMDEAEAIFISCTNWRTFEIIEALENDLGVPVVTSNQASLWLALREMDVMERIPGLGRLFTEY, via the coding sequence ATGTACGGATGGAGAGGAAGGCTCGGCCTTATAGTTCCCTCCTCAAACACGACGATGGAGATGGAGCTTCACGATTACCTGCCCGAGGGCGTTTCGCTCCACACAACGAGGATTTCGCTGAAGAACGTCACGGAAGAGGAGCTTGTAAAGATGAACACACTGGCCGTTGAGGGGGCCAAGCTCCTCCGCGATGCCGGTGTCGAGCTGATTCTCTACGGGTGCACGAGCGGCTCGCTGATCGGCGGAAAGGACTACGAGAAAAAGCTTGAGATGGAGATAGAGGAGGAAGTGAACGTCCCGGTAATAAGCACCAGCACCGCCGTGATAGAGGCCCTCAAGATGCTCGATGCAAGGGAGATAATAGTCATAACCCCCTACACCGACGAGATTAACGTGAGGGAGAAGGAGTTCCTCGAGGCCAACGACTTCACGGTTCTCGACATCAGGGGCCTCGGCATTGAGGACAACCAGGACATAGGCAAACTTGAGCCATATTCCGCCTACCGCCTCGCCAAGGCGAGCTTCATGGACGAAGCGGAGGCGATTTTCATCAGCTGCACCAACTGGAGGACTTTTGAAATCATCGAGGCCCTCGAAAACGACCTCGGTGTCCCCGTTGTCACGAGCAACCAGGCTTCTCTGTGGCTTGCCCTCCGGGAAATGGACGTTATGGAGCGCATTCCTGGCCTTGGGAGACTCTTCACAGAGTACTGA
- a CDS encoding toprim domain-containing protein, which translates to MAIVDVRILVEGASDVEVVSKALQGLALGSEYNITISAIIPTTNVEIAKSAAAGADLLIIATDADRVGRELAERLFNELGEMVGHIERMKLPLGHDLEHVDVELVRKELKNTLVRAGLKSLQVLPEYMELRKQLLDVKGKYDQLANEYESLYKEHEELRKKYEELHSEYTRIRNENEGLKELLGKKSKPVKIEDAWTNLFPAEPVPDERVLAIAVEKLGLAGKVVVGQGYVFAEEQELVEELMKTVYLSLAIKEDIESKAENPANTGEQKKEGEKPESGEDFEIIDAGLKPDELL; encoded by the coding sequence ATGGCCATAGTTGACGTTAGGATTCTTGTGGAAGGAGCGAGCGACGTTGAAGTTGTAAGCAAAGCCCTCCAAGGTTTGGCCTTGGGAAGCGAGTACAACATAACGATTTCCGCGATAATTCCGACAACCAACGTGGAGATAGCCAAGAGCGCCGCGGCCGGTGCAGACCTGCTCATCATAGCCACCGACGCCGACCGCGTTGGAAGGGAGCTGGCCGAGAGGCTCTTCAACGAGCTCGGCGAAATGGTCGGGCACATCGAGAGGATGAAGCTCCCCCTGGGCCACGACCTAGAGCACGTTGATGTCGAGCTCGTCAGGAAGGAGCTCAAGAACACCCTCGTCAGGGCAGGACTGAAGAGCCTGCAGGTTCTCCCTGAGTACATGGAGCTCAGAAAACAGCTCCTTGACGTGAAGGGGAAGTACGACCAGCTTGCGAACGAGTATGAGAGCCTTTACAAGGAGCACGAAGAGCTCAGGAAGAAGTACGAGGAGCTCCACTCCGAATACACCAGGATTAGGAACGAGAACGAGGGGCTGAAGGAGCTCCTCGGCAAGAAGAGCAAGCCCGTCAAGATCGAGGACGCCTGGACCAACCTGTTCCCGGCTGAGCCCGTCCCGGACGAGAGGGTTCTCGCAATAGCGGTTGAAAAGCTCGGCCTTGCCGGAAAAGTGGTCGTCGGCCAGGGATACGTCTTCGCAGAGGAGCAGGAGCTCGTGGAGGAGCTCATGAAGACCGTTTACCTAAGCCTCGCCATAAAAGAGGACATAGAGTCAAAGGCCGAAAACCCCGCCAATACTGGAGAGCAGAAAAAAGAAGGTGAAAAACCCGAATCCGGGGAAGACTTTGAAATCATAGACGCCGGATTAAAGCCAGACGAACTGCTCTAA
- a CDS encoding M42 family metallopeptidase — MVDFELLKKIVEAPGVSGYEFLGVRDVVIEAFKPYVDEIKVDKLGNVIAHKKGKGPKVMLAGHMDQIGLMVTHIEKNGFLRVAPVGGVDPRTLIAQRFKVWVGPNEFIYGVGGSVPPHIQKPEERSKAPTWEQVFIDIGAESKEEAEEMGVKIGTVITWDGRLERLGKHRLVSIAHDDRIAVYILVEAARQLAETDADVYFVATVQEEVGLRGAKVSAFGIDPDYGFALDVTIAADVPGTPEHKQITQLGKGVAIKIMDRSVICHPTIVRWMEELAKKHEIPYQWDILTGGGTDAGAIHLNKAGVPSGGISIPARYIHSNTEVVDERDVDAAVKLTVKVLEEIPELKL, encoded by the coding sequence ATGGTGGACTTTGAACTGCTCAAGAAGATTGTTGAGGCCCCTGGTGTTTCCGGCTACGAGTTCCTCGGCGTCAGGGACGTTGTAATCGAGGCTTTCAAGCCCTACGTCGACGAGATTAAGGTTGACAAGCTCGGCAACGTTATAGCACACAAGAAGGGTAAGGGCCCGAAGGTCATGCTCGCGGGGCACATGGACCAGATTGGCCTCATGGTGACCCACATCGAGAAGAACGGCTTCCTCCGCGTTGCGCCCGTTGGAGGTGTTGACCCGAGGACGCTCATCGCCCAGCGCTTCAAGGTCTGGGTCGGCCCGAACGAGTTCATCTACGGTGTCGGTGGAAGCGTCCCGCCACACATCCAGAAGCCAGAGGAGAGGAGCAAGGCTCCAACCTGGGAGCAGGTATTCATAGACATAGGCGCCGAGAGCAAGGAAGAGGCCGAGGAGATGGGCGTAAAGATAGGCACCGTCATCACCTGGGACGGAAGGCTTGAGAGGCTCGGAAAGCACAGGCTCGTCAGCATAGCCCACGACGACAGGATAGCGGTTTACATCCTCGTCGAGGCCGCGAGACAGTTGGCCGAGACTGACGCAGATGTCTACTTCGTCGCGACCGTTCAGGAGGAGGTCGGCCTCCGCGGTGCAAAGGTTTCAGCGTTCGGCATTGACCCCGACTATGGCTTCGCCCTCGACGTTACCATCGCCGCCGACGTTCCGGGAACGCCGGAGCACAAGCAGATAACCCAGCTCGGAAAGGGCGTCGCGATTAAGATAATGGACCGCTCCGTCATCTGCCACCCGACCATAGTTAGGTGGATGGAGGAGCTTGCCAAGAAGCACGAGATTCCGTACCAGTGGGACATCCTTACCGGTGGAGGAACGGACGCAGGAGCCATACACCTCAACAAGGCCGGCGTCCCAAGCGGAGGAATAAGCATCCCGGCGCGCTACATTCACTCCAACACGGAGGTCGTTGACGAGCGCGACGTCGATGCCGCGGTCAAGCTGACCGTCAAGGTTCTTGAAGAGATTCCGGAGCTCAAGCTCTGA
- the pfkC gene encoding ADP-specific phosphofructokinase, protein MIGLLDEARELSIFTAYNTNVDAIVYLNGEIVQRLIDEFGADAVKRRMEEYPREINEPLDFVARLVHALKTGKPMAVPLVNEELQAWFDSHFKYDVERMGGQAGIIANLLANLDFRKVIVYTPHLAKRQAEMFVNKPNLFYPVVEDGKLVLKHPREAYRENDPIKVNRIFEFRAGTTFKLGNETITVPYSGRFIVSARFESIRIYTEPELKPFLPEIGLGVDGAILSGYQGIRPRYSDGKDANYYFREAKKDIMLLKREKDVKVHLEFASIQNRELRKKVIYNLFPLVDSVGMDESEIAYVLNALGYSKLAERIFTYNRIEDTVMGGKILIDEMNLEVLQIHTIYYLMYITHADNPLSEEELRQSLELGTTLAAARASLGDIRSPEDFKVGLSVPYNERGEYVKLRFEEAKRRLRTREYKVVIIPTRLVSNPVSTVGLGDTISTGAFTSYLALLRRKGAL, encoded by the coding sequence ATGATAGGGCTTCTCGACGAGGCAAGGGAGCTGTCAATCTTCACAGCTTACAACACGAACGTTGACGCGATAGTCTATCTCAACGGCGAGATAGTCCAGAGGCTCATTGACGAGTTCGGGGCTGATGCAGTCAAGAGGAGAATGGAAGAGTACCCGAGGGAGATAAACGAGCCGCTGGACTTCGTCGCGAGGCTCGTTCACGCCCTCAAGACCGGCAAGCCGATGGCCGTCCCGCTTGTGAACGAAGAGCTCCAGGCCTGGTTCGACTCCCACTTCAAGTACGATGTGGAGAGGATGGGCGGCCAGGCGGGAATAATAGCCAACCTCCTTGCCAACCTCGACTTCAGGAAGGTAATCGTTTACACTCCTCACCTCGCCAAGAGGCAGGCCGAGATGTTTGTGAACAAGCCTAATCTGTTCTACCCCGTCGTCGAGGACGGGAAGCTCGTTCTGAAGCACCCCCGCGAGGCCTACCGCGAGAACGACCCGATTAAGGTGAACCGCATCTTCGAGTTCCGCGCCGGGACGACCTTTAAACTGGGCAACGAGACGATTACCGTCCCTTACTCGGGCCGTTTCATCGTATCGGCCCGCTTCGAGAGCATAAGGATTTACACCGAGCCAGAGCTCAAGCCGTTTTTGCCTGAGATTGGCCTGGGGGTTGACGGTGCAATCCTCTCCGGCTACCAGGGCATAAGGCCCCGCTATTCCGACGGAAAGGACGCGAACTACTACTTCCGCGAGGCCAAGAAGGACATAATGCTCCTCAAGCGTGAGAAGGACGTCAAGGTGCACCTTGAGTTCGCTTCAATACAGAACCGCGAGCTCAGAAAGAAGGTCATCTACAACCTCTTCCCGCTCGTGGACAGCGTCGGCATGGACGAGTCCGAGATAGCCTACGTCCTTAACGCCCTCGGCTACTCCAAGCTCGCCGAGAGGATATTCACCTACAACCGCATCGAGGACACCGTCATGGGTGGAAAAATCCTCATAGACGAGATGAACCTTGAAGTGCTTCAAATCCACACGATTTACTACCTCATGTACATCACCCACGCGGACAACCCGCTGAGCGAGGAGGAGCTGAGGCAGAGCCTTGAGCTCGGAACAACCCTAGCCGCTGCGAGGGCATCTCTCGGAGACATTCGCTCGCCGGAGGACTTCAAGGTCGGCCTGAGCGTCCCCTACAACGAGCGCGGCGAGTACGTCAAGCTCCGCTTTGAGGAGGCCAAGAGGCGCCTGAGGACAAGGGAGTACAAGGTCGTGATAATCCCCACGAGGCTCGTCAGCAACCCGGTCTCGACCGTGGGGCTGGGAGATACCATCTCAACGGGAGCGTTCACGAGCTACCTTGCCCTTCTCAGGAGGAAGGGGGCGCTTTGA
- the sfsA gene encoding DNA/RNA nuclease SfsA, whose amino-acid sequence MELLKLNVVPCRFIERLNRFVALVEVGGDVRKALVTNTGRLEEFMIPGRKAFCTPKNGGKTDFVLVAFEDLNGKGAIIDTRTQARAFERAVELNLVPWLRDCRIKRKEVRVGNSRLDYLLECPSGEIYAEMKSAVLRGGDKGEYAMYPDCPSVRGQRHIRELIELARSGKRAMIFFIGAMPGVEKFSPYEKGDPEIARLLAEARKTGVEVHALSISLLPDGRVILERPSLEVKLREDF is encoded by the coding sequence ATGGAGCTGCTTAAGCTTAACGTAGTCCCCTGCAGGTTCATAGAGAGGCTCAACCGCTTCGTGGCGCTGGTGGAAGTGGGCGGTGATGTTAGAAAGGCGCTAGTTACCAACACGGGACGGCTGGAGGAATTTATGATTCCTGGAAGGAAGGCCTTCTGCACGCCTAAGAACGGTGGGAAGACCGATTTCGTTCTTGTAGCCTTTGAAGACCTCAACGGAAAGGGAGCAATAATAGACACCCGAACCCAGGCAAGGGCGTTTGAGAGGGCCGTTGAGCTGAACCTTGTACCTTGGCTGAGAGACTGCAGGATAAAGAGGAAGGAAGTCCGCGTTGGGAACTCACGCCTCGACTACCTCCTTGAGTGCCCGAGCGGTGAAATCTACGCAGAGATGAAGAGCGCCGTCCTGCGCGGTGGGGATAAGGGCGAATACGCAATGTATCCAGACTGCCCGAGCGTCAGGGGACAGAGGCACATAAGGGAGCTCATCGAACTGGCCCGCTCCGGAAAGAGGGCAATGATATTCTTCATCGGCGCTATGCCGGGCGTTGAGAAGTTCAGCCCCTACGAGAAGGGAGACCCGGAGATAGCGCGCCTCCTGGCTGAAGCCAGAAAAACGGGTGTTGAAGTGCACGCGCTGAGCATCTCACTCCTGCCGGACGGCAGGGTGATTCTTGAGAGGCCGAGCCTTGAGGTCAAGCTTAGAGAGGATTTTTAA
- the xerA gene encoding site-specific tyrosine recombinase/integron integrase has protein sequence MSTEVLEEFETYLDLEGKSPNTVRMYSYYVRRYLEWGGAINARSALRFLARLRREGYSNRSLNLVVQALRAYFRFEGYDDEAEKLKPPKVPRSLPKALTREEVKRLLSVIPPTRKRDRLIVLLLYGAGLRVSELCNLKKGDIDLDRGIIVVRGGKGAKDRVVPIPEFLAKEIRSYLETRSDSSEYLLVEERRKNKDRLSPKTVWYLLRKYGEKAGVEVTPHKLRHSFATHMLERGVDIRAIQELLGHSNLSTTQIYTKVTVEHLKKAQEKARLMEGLVE, from the coding sequence ATGAGCACCGAAGTCCTTGAAGAGTTCGAGACATACCTCGACCTGGAGGGCAAGAGCCCGAACACGGTTAGGATGTACTCCTACTACGTCAGGCGATACCTTGAGTGGGGTGGAGCCATCAACGCGCGCTCCGCCCTCCGCTTCTTGGCAAGGCTGAGGCGCGAGGGATACTCAAACAGGAGCCTGAACCTCGTCGTCCAGGCTTTGAGGGCCTACTTCCGCTTTGAGGGATACGATGATGAAGCCGAAAAGCTCAAGCCCCCAAAAGTGCCGAGGAGCCTGCCGAAGGCCCTAACCCGCGAGGAAGTCAAGCGACTGCTCTCCGTTATCCCGCCGACCCGGAAGAGGGACAGGCTCATCGTTCTCCTCCTCTACGGCGCAGGCCTCCGAGTCAGCGAGCTCTGCAACCTGAAGAAAGGAGATATAGACCTCGACAGGGGCATCATCGTCGTCCGCGGTGGAAAGGGAGCAAAGGACAGAGTCGTGCCCATTCCCGAGTTTCTGGCTAAGGAAATCCGCTCGTACCTCGAAACGCGCTCCGATTCGAGCGAGTACCTCCTCGTCGAGGAGCGGAGAAAGAACAAAGACCGGCTCTCACCAAAGACCGTCTGGTACCTACTGAGGAAATATGGGGAAAAAGCCGGGGTGGAGGTCACACCGCATAAGCTACGTCACAGCTTCGCAACGCACATGCTCGAGCGCGGGGTGGACATAAGGGCAATTCAGGAGCTGCTGGGACACTCAAACCTCTCAACGACGCAGATTTACACAAAAGTTACAGTCGAACACCTCAAGAAGGCGCAGGAGAAGGCAAGGCTCATGGAAGGGCTGGTGGAGTGA
- a CDS encoding ATP-binding protein — translation MRSDDVKRYIRLFHERDLPEVLKREREVSLNPGKATVIIGPRRSGKTYLLYSLVGEERERYVYLNFENPLLFGITGRDFPGVVDAYFDLYPENVGKEVFFLLDEIQNVPDWEIGVRYLLDEGFMVAVTGSSSKLLSREVATQLRGRGISYTLLPLSFREFLQFKGVELKRHDVYGRKVHRIKELLGEYLRYGAFPEVVLLDDKVRILEEYFSVMITKDVVERHGIRNVALIEALVKLLLSNYAKYTSYSSIHRFLQSEFGTSKTTALEYLRALEDSFFVFFLPKFARSEKESIRAPKKVYLIDTGFALFSRKDPARDMENAVFLELLRRKHYQNPLLNICYYGGSGEKEVDFVVSESGKVVELIQVTLSLSDAEERELSSLTEAGRNLGCKNLTVVTLDEEETIERDNLRINVVPLWKFLLGLTPPALP, via the coding sequence ATGCGGTCTGATGACGTTAAACGCTATATTCGCCTCTTTCATGAGAGAGACCTTCCGGAAGTTTTGAAGCGGGAGCGGGAGGTTTCCTTGAACCCTGGGAAAGCTACGGTAATAATTGGCCCTAGGCGCTCGGGGAAAACTTATCTCCTCTATTCGCTGGTCGGCGAAGAGCGGGAACGCTATGTGTACCTAAACTTCGAGAATCCCCTTCTGTTCGGGATAACCGGCAGAGACTTCCCAGGGGTTGTAGATGCTTACTTTGACCTCTATCCAGAGAACGTTGGAAAAGAAGTCTTCTTCCTTCTCGACGAAATTCAGAACGTCCCTGACTGGGAGATAGGCGTGCGGTATCTCCTTGATGAGGGATTCATGGTTGCCGTTACCGGCTCTTCTTCCAAGCTCCTCTCAAGGGAGGTTGCCACCCAGCTAAGGGGGCGTGGAATTTCCTACACTCTCCTTCCGCTCTCGTTCCGGGAGTTCCTCCAGTTTAAGGGAGTTGAGCTTAAACGGCACGACGTCTATGGCAGAAAGGTTCACAGGATAAAGGAGCTCTTGGGGGAGTATCTGCGGTACGGCGCCTTTCCTGAGGTAGTTTTGCTCGACGATAAGGTCAGAATCCTTGAAGAGTACTTCTCTGTGATGATAACAAAGGATGTTGTAGAGCGGCACGGAATACGGAACGTGGCCCTAATTGAGGCCCTTGTTAAGCTTCTGCTATCGAACTACGCGAAATACACTTCCTACAGCTCAATCCACCGCTTCCTCCAGTCGGAGTTCGGGACATCTAAAACAACCGCCCTTGAATACCTCAGGGCACTTGAAGACTCTTTCTTTGTCTTCTTCCTTCCGAAGTTTGCCCGTTCCGAAAAGGAATCTATCAGGGCCCCCAAAAAGGTATACCTTATTGACACCGGCTTTGCCCTCTTTTCAAGAAAAGACCCTGCGCGAGATATGGAAAATGCCGTCTTTCTTGAACTTCTTAGAAGAAAGCACTACCAGAACCCGCTCCTCAACATCTGCTACTACGGTGGCTCCGGTGAAAAAGAAGTTGATTTCGTTGTGTCAGAATCAGGGAAAGTCGTGGAGCTTATTCAGGTAACCCTAAGCCTCAGTGATGCCGAAGAAAGAGAGCTATCCTCCCTTACCGAGGCAGGCAGGAACCTCGGCTGTAAGAACCTCACAGTGGTGACTCTCGATGAAGAAGAAACCATTGAAAGGGATAACCTTAGGATAAACGTTGTTCCCCTCTGGAAGTTCCTGCTGGGACTCACTCCACCAGCCCTTCCATGA
- a CDS encoding nitroreductase family protein, whose amino-acid sequence MELDDAIMKRSSVRYFLEKPIPEEDIKKLIEAAIRAPTASGLENWKFVVFVSEDAREKIYDLIGEGMVQYYRAVNLPEDKIEKLKKRIYEMGMYKAPVYIAVFIDKRIRFLKGAEYDEPEFIWSVESAAIAIQNLMLKAVELGLGTVYIGVTNFRGIEEKVRELAGLDKNHYLVGVIPVGYPRDEPRPSKRKKGVEDVTKFI is encoded by the coding sequence ATGGAGCTTGATGATGCCATCATGAAGAGGAGTTCCGTGCGCTACTTTTTGGAGAAGCCCATACCGGAGGAAGACATCAAAAAGCTCATCGAGGCCGCTATAAGGGCCCCGACCGCGAGCGGGCTTGAGAACTGGAAGTTCGTGGTCTTCGTGAGCGAAGACGCGAGGGAAAAGATATACGACCTGATAGGAGAGGGCATGGTTCAGTACTACCGCGCCGTGAACCTTCCGGAAGACAAGATAGAGAAGCTCAAGAAGCGCATCTACGAGATGGGTATGTACAAGGCACCGGTTTACATAGCCGTTTTCATTGACAAACGCATCCGCTTCCTCAAGGGGGCGGAGTACGACGAGCCTGAGTTCATCTGGAGCGTCGAGAGCGCCGCGATTGCCATTCAGAACCTCATGCTCAAGGCAGTTGAGCTCGGCCTTGGGACGGTCTACATAGGCGTCACGAACTTCAGGGGCATAGAGGAGAAGGTGCGTGAGCTTGCGGGCCTCGACAAGAACCACTACCTCGTTGGGGTCATTCCGGTGGGCTACCCCAGGGACGAGCCCAGGCCATCGAAAAGGAAGAAGGGCGTCGAGGACGTCACCAAGTTTATTTAA
- the thiI gene encoding tRNA uracil 4-sulfurtransferase ThiI, whose translation MNVVIVRYGEIGTKSRQTRRWFENILMNNIREALVSEGIEFKKVETKHGRVLVRTNKAKEAVEVLTRVFGIVSLSPAMEVDADLEKINKTALKLFRRKKRELRLEKPKFRVTARRITKEFPLKSPELQAKVGEYILENEESEVDLQDYDIEVGVELMEGKAYIFVDKIRAWGGLPIGTQGKVVALLSGGIDSPVAAFLMMKRGVEVVPVHIYMGEKTLEKVRKIWNQLKKYHYGGKAELIVVKPKEREKILEKLREMKKEKYTCIFCKFMMVKHADKLAKEFGAKGIVMGDSLGQVASQTLENMYIVSQASDLPIYRPLIGLDKEEIVGIAKRIGTFELSTLPEDEIPFIPKHPVIRGSWEEFKKLYRAVFGEEPKKREC comes from the coding sequence ATGAACGTTGTCATCGTAAGATACGGCGAGATAGGAACTAAGTCCAGGCAGACGAGGAGATGGTTTGAGAACATCCTCATGAACAACATCCGCGAGGCCCTCGTTAGCGAGGGAATTGAGTTCAAGAAGGTCGAGACAAAGCACGGCAGAGTCCTCGTAAGGACGAACAAGGCCAAGGAGGCCGTTGAAGTCCTCACGCGCGTCTTTGGAATAGTCTCGCTCTCACCGGCGATGGAAGTTGATGCCGACCTCGAAAAAATCAACAAGACTGCCCTCAAGCTCTTCAGGAGAAAAAAGAGGGAACTCCGCCTTGAAAAGCCGAAGTTCCGCGTCACCGCGAGGAGAATCACCAAGGAGTTCCCCCTGAAGAGTCCGGAGCTCCAGGCGAAGGTCGGAGAGTACATCCTTGAGAACGAGGAGAGCGAGGTAGACCTGCAGGACTACGACATCGAGGTCGGCGTCGAGCTGATGGAAGGGAAAGCCTACATTTTCGTTGACAAAATCCGCGCCTGGGGAGGGCTCCCCATTGGCACTCAGGGCAAAGTTGTTGCGCTCCTCAGCGGCGGCATAGACTCGCCCGTGGCCGCTTTCCTAATGATGAAGCGCGGTGTGGAGGTAGTTCCCGTCCACATCTACATGGGCGAGAAGACCCTTGAAAAGGTGCGCAAAATCTGGAACCAGCTGAAGAAGTACCACTACGGCGGGAAGGCCGAGCTGATAGTCGTCAAGCCGAAGGAGAGGGAGAAAATCCTTGAAAAGCTCCGCGAGATGAAGAAGGAGAAATACACCTGCATATTCTGCAAGTTCATGATGGTAAAGCACGCCGACAAGTTAGCTAAAGAGTTCGGGGCGAAGGGCATCGTCATGGGCGACTCCCTCGGCCAGGTAGCTTCACAGACCCTTGAAAACATGTACATCGTCAGCCAGGCGAGCGACCTGCCGATTTACAGACCGCTCATAGGCCTCGACAAGGAGGAAATAGTGGGCATAGCCAAGAGGATAGGCACCTTCGAGCTCTCCACCCTCCCAGAGGACGAGATTCCATTCATCCCGAAGCACCCTGTGATAAGGGGCTCATGGGAGGAGTTCAAGAAGCTCTACAGGGCAGTCTTTGGAGAAGAGCCGAAGAAGAGGGAGTGCTGA
- a CDS encoding adenine nucleotide alpha hydrolase family protein, which produces MKAVALLSSGIDSPVAIYLMLTKGVEVTPVHFRQSDKKESKVRELYEVLNKYGKLNEPVIVDAYEEQAPVFSKLAEIGKGKWTCLFCKWTMIRKACRIGHEIGARALITGDSLGQVASQTLDNLLVISTASDLPILRPLIGLDKEEIVRIAKEIGTFEISIEPEEPCPFVPKYPIVRGSLGEFEKIKEALIREGVL; this is translated from the coding sequence ATGAAAGCCGTTGCACTGCTCAGCTCAGGCATAGACTCACCGGTCGCGATTTATTTGATGCTCACGAAGGGCGTTGAAGTGACCCCCGTGCACTTCAGGCAGAGCGACAAAAAGGAGTCCAAAGTCCGGGAGCTCTACGAAGTCCTTAACAAGTACGGAAAGCTGAACGAGCCTGTAATCGTTGATGCCTATGAGGAGCAGGCCCCAGTCTTCTCGAAACTGGCGGAGATAGGAAAAGGGAAGTGGACGTGCCTCTTCTGCAAGTGGACGATGATAAGGAAGGCCTGCAGGATAGGACACGAAATCGGGGCGAGGGCATTAATCACGGGCGACAGCCTCGGCCAGGTTGCAAGCCAGACCCTCGACAACCTTCTCGTGATAAGCACCGCCAGCGATTTACCGATTCTGCGGCCGCTGATAGGCCTCGACAAGGAAGAGATAGTGAGAATAGCGAAGGAGATAGGAACTTTCGAGATAAGCATCGAGCCTGAAGAGCCGTGCCCCTTCGTGCCGAAGTACCCGATAGTCAGAGGCTCCCTCGGCGAGTTCGAGAAGATAAAGGAAGCGCTGATTAGGGAAGGCGTTCTTTGA